CTCGGCCGATTTCATACGTTCGATCGACGCCCGCGCCTGATCTGCCGCGGCTTTTGTTTCCTGCATCGACAGTTCGTTGAGGCCGGCGTCGAAACCACCCTGTTTTCTGCGCTCGATCTTTTGAAACGCTACGTCCCAGAAGCGGCCTAATGAGGACTCGAGATTGGCGAGCTCCTCGAGTTGGGCCCGCGACGCTGAGACCAAAGCTCGTATTTCACTCAGGTTCGCAAATACGGCCGTTTTGCTTCGCTCAAATTGTTCGAGATAGGTCGTATTTCCCGTGATGATGAAGCCGCGCATTTCGGCCTCGGCGTCAAGCGTCAGCGTCATCGTATTTTCGAGCTTAAGGGTCACGTCCTGTGCGTGTTTTTCCCAAGCAATTGCTTCTTGCAGCGAAACGGTGCTCTGATAGAAGAGAAGTCCGATGACGGCGAGCATCAGAAACACAAAGGTCAGGATCAACGGGAGTTTTCTCTCGGAGGTCATTTGCATGATCGTTTACGCGGGATCTTCCGTTTACAAGATACGATCTTTTCGATCGAAGCCGATGTCGTTTGAAATGACACTATGATATGGCAGCCACTTAATGATACCTTATCTGAAGTAAAGGGCCGGCCATTGGTCAGCTCCCGACCTTGGGGCAATTGCCATTTCAAAAGTTCAACGCCGGCCATTGCCTGTTCGTTGACAACCGCACTTTAATACAATTGGGTTTTTCGTCGCTTGCCGGTAACCGGCCAAAGCGGTAGTGCCAACAATGCTCAGTCTAGACGAAAACGGTCCGCCCGCCAATTTCCAACAGATCCGAAATATTCAGACCCTGATCATCGGACGCCTGATCGCGATATTCCTCCTTTTGATCACCAGCTGGGCCTGGTACGGCGGAACCGTCAGCGTCGCATTTGCCGATTTTCCGCGCGGCCCTTTTTACGTCTTTATCGTTTCGCTTAGCCTAACGGCGGCATATTTCCTTTTTCTTCATACGGGCAAATGGCTGTCGTTTCAGGTGCGAATGCAGTTCATTGTCGACGCGATTCTGATCACATGGCTTGTCCGTTTGACAGGCGACATATCGTCGCCCTATATCACGCTTTATATTGTTCTGATAAGCGTGTCCAGTTTGTTTCTCAACCCCCGTTCGACACTCGGGATGGCGTTTATCTCGGTCGTCGTATTCACCTTGCTTCCGGTCCTTTCGGCTTTTGGCCTGATCGAATCGAGCGGCCCTGAGCAGAGCATTGCAAAGACCGCACAGATAGTTAGCTTTCACGTGGTCGCATTTCTTGTTGTCGGATTATTGGCAGCGCGGCTCTCCGACCGACGATCGTCTGGCGAACAATTGAAAGAGACTGCCAAGAGCCTTGCAAATCTGCGGGCTTTGCACGAGCGGATAATCGAATCTATCCGATCCGGGCTCATTACGACCGATCTTGAAGGCAACGTTTATACGGTCAATGCCGCTGCGACCGAGATCACGGGCTATCGAGCCGAAGACCTCGTCGGACGTTCGATCTTCCCGGTGTTTGGCGATCTTAACGAATCGATAAAGATCTCTGTTGCGGCCGACGCGATGGGCGAACAGCAGCCCCGGTTCGAGGCCGATCTGGTCACCCCTGAAGGCTTCGCGGTCAGGATCGGGTACGGTATCGCCCAATTGTACTCCGAAGAGAACGAGGCGAGCGGGCTCATCATCACTTTTCAGGATCTTACCGAAAT
The DNA window shown above is from Chloracidobacterium sp. and carries:
- a CDS encoding PAS domain S-box protein — its product is MLSLDENGPPANFQQIRNIQTLIIGRLIAIFLLLITSWAWYGGTVSVAFADFPRGPFYVFIVSLSLTAAYFLFLHTGKWLSFQVRMQFIVDAILITWLVRLTGDISSPYITLYIVLISVSSLFLNPRSTLGMAFISVVVFTLLPVLSAFGLIESSGPEQSIAKTAQIVSFHVVAFLVVGLLAARLSDRRSSGEQLKETAKSLANLRALHERIIESIRSGLITTDLEGNVYTVNAAATEITGYRAEDLVGRSIFPVFGDLNESIKISVAADAMGEQQPRFEADLVTPEGFAVRIGYGIAQLYSEENEASGLIITFQDLTEIRSMEESVRRKDRLAAVGRVGAGLAHEIRNPLGAMRGAIQVLESNTPPDSVQADLMGIILRESDRLNSIITNFLNYARPKAGNYSETDVCEAIRDTIKLLRHSPDVSEKHLLKIEVPESAVTISADVTQLKQIFWNLARNAINAMPNGGSLTVKLAAVPNNRVRIFFKDTGAGMSPEQVEQLFEPFSNSTTGGTGLGLSIVYQIIRDHNGTINVRSAEGEGTVITVELPVDNVRPAERVSDNGIHDSEAPSRLKDYLNVKEDESEVSS